The DNA region GCGCCGATGGCCATGTGCATGACGCCCTTCTCCGGCCCGAGCCAGCGCAGTTGCGAGTCGCCGATGATGTCGCGGAACGTGCCGCCCATGTCGTCGAGGAGGGGCTCGATCTCGCGACCCACCAGGTGACCTGCCAGCGCGTCGATGGCCGCGACCTGCACGTCGTTGCCGCGGCCGATCGTGAAGACGAACGCGTGGCCATCGATGTCGTCGTCGGCGTCGGTGCGCACGATGACGTACGCGGCCGAGTAGTCGGGGTCGGGGTTCATCGCGTCCGACCCGTCCAGGCTCAGGGACGTGGGAAAGCGGATGTCGGTGGTGTCGAGGGCGACGATACGGCTCACGGGATTCCTCTCGATGCGCGGCTGATTTCTTCCGCGCGGATCTCTTGGAGTGTAAACATCGGATGTCTATACTGTCAACGAGACCGGCCGCCTCATCGCGGCCTCCCGACCGATCAGGAGAAACATGAAGTTCGCGCGGCTCGGCACCCCCGGGAATGAGATCCCCGTCCTCGTGGAGGGCGACCGATACCTCGACCTCCGCCCCGTAACATCCGATGTGAACGGCGATTTCCTCGAGGGTGACTTCGTCGCCCGCGTCGTTGCCGCCCGCGATGCCGGAGACCTCCCCGAACTCGCGGGCGCCGCATCGCTGCGCGTCGGCGCCCCGATCGCCCGCCCGAGCGCCGTGATCTGCATCGGCATGAACTACGCGGCTCACGCCGCCGAGTCGGGGTCGGAGCCGCCCACCATCCCGATCCTCTTCCTCAAGACGCCGAACACGGTCGTGGGCCCGAACGATGCGGTCACGATCCCGCGCGGCAGCGAGAAGACCGACTGGGAGGTCGAGCTCGGCATCGTGATCGGCACCCGCACCGCCTACCTCGACTCCCCCGACGAGTCGATGGCGCACGTGGCCGGCTTCGTCGCCGCGAACGACGTCTCCGAGCGCGACTTCCAGATGGCCGTCTCGGGCGGGCAGTGGTCGAAAGGCAAGATCGCGGCCGGCTTCAACCCCACCGGGCCCTGGCTCGTCACCCCCGACGAGGTGGATCACCACGCGCTCGGTCTTCGCAGCTTCGTGAACGGCGAGCCGCGGCAGGACTCGAACACGAGCGACATGATCTTCACCGTCGAGCACATCGTGCACCACCTCTCGCAGTACGTGACGCTGGAGCCCGGTGACCTCATCCTCACCGGCACGCCGCAGGGCGTCGCCCTGTCGGGCAAGTACCCCTATCTCGCCGCGGGCGACGTGGTCGAGATCGAGATCGACGGCCTCGGCCGTCAACGGCAGGAGTTCGTGGCATGGGAGGCCCGGAAGTGAGCGCATTGAACGGACTGGTGGCGATCGTCACCGGTGGAGCATCAGGGATCGGCGCGGCGATCGCCCAGCGTCTGCACGCCGACGGAGCGAGCATCGCGCTCC from Microbacterium sp. SY138 includes:
- a CDS encoding fumarylacetoacetate hydrolase family protein codes for the protein MKFARLGTPGNEIPVLVEGDRYLDLRPVTSDVNGDFLEGDFVARVVAARDAGDLPELAGAASLRVGAPIARPSAVICIGMNYAAHAAESGSEPPTIPILFLKTPNTVVGPNDAVTIPRGSEKTDWEVELGIVIGTRTAYLDSPDESMAHVAGFVAANDVSERDFQMAVSGGQWSKGKIAAGFNPTGPWLVTPDEVDHHALGLRSFVNGEPRQDSNTSDMIFTVEHIVHHLSQYVTLEPGDLILTGTPQGVALSGKYPYLAAGDVVEIEIDGLGRQRQEFVAWEARK